One Ctenopharyngodon idella isolate HZGC_01 chromosome 9, HZGC01, whole genome shotgun sequence DNA window includes the following coding sequences:
- the ednrbb gene encoding LOW QUALITY PROTEIN: endothelin receptor type B (The sequence of the model RefSeq protein was modified relative to this genomic sequence to represent the inferred CDS: deleted 1 base in 1 codon), whose translation MDHINITGGSGGVAFDLIAMDYRGERLRICLLHPVQATRFMQFYKMAKDWWLFGFYFMVPLVCTAVFYSLMTRRILSGSVKQSVLDKHMKQRREAAQTVFCLVLVFAVCWFPLHLSRILKLTIYDEHDPNRCSLLSTFLVLDYIGLNMASVNSCINPMALYVVSKRFRNYFRAALGAPWLCSSSPVLLQEEKRSFMRSKVTEPPSDNSTSGKQESSSADSDRNTFLMNFACFRSLK comes from the exons ATGGACCATATCAACATTACTGGCGGTTCCGGAGGC GTTGCGTTTGATCTGATTGCGATGGATTACAGAGGCGAGCGTCTGCGGATCTGCCTCCTTCATCCTGTACAAGCCACTCGGTTTATGCAG TTTTATAAAATGGCCAAAGACTGGTGGCTCTTTGGGTTTTATTTCATGGTGCCGCTGGTGTGCACCGCTGTCTTTTACTCTCTGATGACTCGGAGGATCTTAAGCGGAAGCGTGAAGCAGTCGGTCCTGGACAAACACATGAAGCAG AGACGTGAGGCGGCCCAGACTGTCTTCTGTCTGGTGCTGGTGTTCGCAGTCTGCTGGTTTCCTCTTCACCTCAGCCGGATCCTCAAGTTAACCATCTATGATGAACACGACCCCAACAGATGCAGCTTACTGAG CACTTTTCTTGTTCTTGACTACATCGGCCTCAACATGGCGTCTGTGAACTCCTGCATCAACCCCATGGCTCTGTATGTGGTCAGCAAAAGATTCAGAAACTACTTCAGA GCGGCTCTCGGCGCTCCGTGGCTCTGTTCGTCCAGCCCTGTTCTCCTTCAGGAAGAGAAGAGAAGTttcatgaggtcaaaggtcacagaGCCACCCTCTGACAACAGTACCTCCGGCAAACAAGAGTCGTCGTCTGCTGACAGCGATAGAAACACCTTTCTAATGAACTTTGCATGCTTTAGAAGTTTAAAATAG